A single genomic interval of Theropithecus gelada isolate Dixy chromosome 16, Tgel_1.0, whole genome shotgun sequence harbors:
- the LOC112609282 gene encoding keratin, type I cuticular Ha8, with translation MTSSYSSSSCPLVCTMAPGARNVSVSPIDVGCQPGAEANVAPMCLLANVAHANRVRVGSTPLGRPSLCLPPTCHNACPLPGTCHIPGNIGICGAYGENTLNGHEKETMQFLNDRLANYLEKVRQLERENAELEATLLERSKCHESTVCPDYQSYFRTIEELQQKILCSKAENARLIVQIDNAKLAADDFRIKLESERSLRQLVEADQCGTQKLLDDATLAKADLEAQQESLKEEQLSLKSNHEQEVKILRSQLGEKLRIELDIEPTIDLNRVLGEMRAQYEAMVETNRQDVEQWFQAQSEGISLQAMSCSEELQCCQSEILELRCTVNALEVERQAQHTLKDCLQNSLCEAEDRFGTELAQMQSLISNVEEQLSEIRADLERQNQEYQVLLDVKARLENEIATYRNLLESEDCKLPCNPCSTPPSCVTAPCAPRSSCGPCTTCGASTTGSRF, from the exons AGCCCGGGGCAGAGGCCAACGTTGCCCCCATGTGCCTTTTGGCCAACGTGGCACATGCCAACCGAGTCCGCGTGGGGTCGACTCCCCTGGGCCGCCCCAGCCTCTGTCTGCCCCCAACCTGCCACAATGCTTGTCCCTTGCCAGGGACCTGTCACATTCCAGGCAACATTGGAATCTgtggggcctatggtgaaaacacCCTGAATGGCCATGAGAAGGAGACCATGCAGTTCCTGAACGACCGCCTGGCCAACTACCTGGAGAAGGTGCGCCAGCTGGAGCGGGAGAACGCGGAGCTGGAGGCCACACTCCTCGAGAGGAGCAAGTGCCACGAGTCCACTGTGTGTCCGGACTACCAGTCCTACTTCCGCACCATCGAGGAGCTCCAGCAGAAG aTCCTGTGCAGCAAGGCCGAGAATGCCAGGCTGATTGTACAAATTGACAATGCTAAGCTGGCTGCCGATGACTTTAGGATCAA GCTGGAGAGTGAGCGCTCCCTACGCCAGCTGGTAGAGGCGGACCAGTGTGGGACGCAGAAGCTCCTGGATGACGCGACCCTGGCCAAGGCCGACCTGGAGGCCCAGCAGGAGTCCCTGAAGGAGGAGCAGCTCTCCCTCAAGAGCAACCATGAGCAG GAAGTAAAGATTCTGAGGAGTCAACTGGGGGAGAAGCTCCGGATCGAGCTGGACATTGAGCCCACCATTGACCTGAACAGGGTGCTGGGGGAGATGCGGGCTCAGTACGAGGCCATGGTGGAGACCAACCGCCAGGATGTAGAACAGTGGTTCCAAGCCCAG TCTGAAGGCATCAGCCTGCAGGCCATGTCCTGCTCCGAGGAGCTGCAGTGCTGCCAGTCGGAGATCCTGGAGCTGAGATGCACGGTGAATGCCCTGGAGGTGGAGCGCCAAGCCCAGCACACCTTG AAGGACTGTCTGCAGAACTCCCTGTGTGAAGCTGAGGACCGCTTCGGCACAGAGCTGGCCCAGATGCAGAGCCTCATCAGCAACGTGGAGGAGCAGCTGTCCGAGATCCGGGCTGACCTGGAGCGGCAGAACCAGGAGTACCAGGTGCTGCTGGACGTGAAGGCCCGGCTAGAGAATGAGATTGCCACGTACCGGAACCTTCTGGAGAGCGAGGACTGCAA ACTCCCCTGCAATCCATGCTCCACGCCTCCCTCCTGTGTGACCGCCCCCTGTGCTCCTCGCTCAAGCTGTGGCCCCTGCACCACCTGTGGAGCCAGCACCACTGGAAGCCGATTCTGA